A genome region from Myroides fluvii includes the following:
- a CDS encoding inorganic diphosphatase, which produces MSTFETFDAFVEIPAGSRNKYEYDFDLKRLRFDRLLYSNMRYPADYGFIPETLALDGDPLDVLVLFTEPSLPGMVVEVKPIGIFYMADDKGQDEKILCVPVSDPLMNKLNDINDVNEHFKKEVEHFFQVYKDLENKQVTTNGFGDKAAAVKMIQECTARFDNLENKAEGLFSIRY; this is translated from the coding sequence ATGAGTACATTCGAAACTTTTGATGCCTTCGTTGAGATTCCAGCAGGTAGTAGAAATAAATACGAATATGATTTTGATTTAAAACGATTGAGATTTGATCGTTTACTTTACTCAAACATGAGATATCCAGCTGATTATGGTTTTATTCCTGAAACTTTAGCTTTAGATGGAGATCCACTAGACGTACTAGTATTATTTACTGAGCCATCTCTTCCTGGAATGGTTGTTGAAGTAAAACCTATTGGTATTTTCTACATGGCTGACGATAAAGGACAAGATGAAAAAATTCTTTGTGTTCCTGTATCTGATCCATTGATGAACAAATTAAACGACATCAACGATGTAAACGAGCACTTCAAAAAAGAAGTAGAACATTTCTTCCAAGTGTACAAAGACTTAGAAAACAAACAAGTGACTACAAATGGTTTTGGAGACAAAGCTGCTGCTGTTAAAATGATTCAAGAATGTACAGCGCGTTTTGACAATTTAGAAAACAAAGCAGAAGGTTTATTCAGCATCCGTTACTAA
- a CDS encoding pyruvate dehydrogenase complex E1 component subunit beta — MRTIQFREAVCEAMSEEMRHDETIYLIGEEVAEYNGAYKASKGMLDEFGPKRVIDAPIAELGFAGIAVGSAMNGNRPIVEFMTFNFSLVGIDQIINNAAKMRQMSGGQFNIPIVFRGPTASAGQLGATHSQAFENWYANVPGLKVVVPSNPYDAKGLLKAAIRDNDPVIFMESEQMYGDKGEVPDGEYTIPLGVADIKKAGKDVTIVSFGKIIKEALKAAEELEKEGISCEVIDLRTVRPLDQEAILTSVKKTNRLVILEEAWPFGSISSEITYLVQEQAFDHLDAPIQRITTADTPAPYSPVLLEQWLPNANDVIKAVKKVLYR; from the coding sequence ATGAGAACGATTCAATTTAGAGAGGCCGTATGTGAAGCTATGAGCGAAGAAATGCGCCACGATGAAACCATATATTTAATTGGGGAAGAAGTAGCAGAGTATAATGGTGCATATAAAGCTTCAAAAGGTATGTTGGACGAATTCGGTCCTAAACGCGTAATTGACGCTCCTATTGCAGAACTTGGTTTTGCTGGGATTGCCGTTGGTTCTGCCATGAATGGAAACCGTCCAATTGTTGAATTTATGACATTCAACTTCTCTTTAGTAGGAATCGACCAAATAATAAACAACGCAGCTAAAATGCGTCAAATGTCAGGTGGTCAATTCAACATTCCCATTGTATTTCGCGGGCCAACTGCTTCCGCTGGACAATTAGGTGCAACGCACTCTCAAGCTTTTGAAAATTGGTATGCAAACGTACCAGGATTAAAAGTGGTAGTCCCTTCTAATCCATACGATGCAAAAGGATTATTAAAAGCGGCTATTCGCGATAATGACCCTGTTATTTTCATGGAATCAGAGCAAATGTATGGAGATAAAGGTGAAGTGCCTGATGGAGAATATACGATTCCTTTAGGTGTTGCTGATATTAAAAAAGCAGGAAAAGATGTTACCATTGTTTCTTTTGGTAAAATCATCAAAGAAGCGCTGAAAGCAGCTGAAGAATTAGAGAAAGAAGGCATTTCTTGTGAAGTAATTGACTTGCGAACAGTACGTCCATTAGATCAAGAAGCTATTTTAACTTCTGTAAAGAAAACGAATCGCTTAGTTATCTTGGAAGAAGCTTGGCCATTTGGAAGTATTTCTTCAGAAATCACTTATTTGGTTCAGGAACAAGCATTTGACCATTTAGATGCTCCAATTCAAAGAATTACAACTGCAGATACACCTGCACCTTATTCACCTGTTTTACTTGAACAATGGTTGCCTAATGCAAACGACGTAATCAAGGCAGTGAAAAAAGTACTATACAGATAA
- a CDS encoding DUF5686 and carboxypeptidase-like regulatory domain-containing protein, translating into MRKKILFYLVFLLLASIQGIAQTKVSGRIKDANQVDVSYASVYFKNSTQGVIANELGKFYLETENNYDTLVVSFVGYKTTYIPLKSRTNLDLSIALQEDNMLEEVRIYAGKTSKKNNPALDILRKIWERKRKNGLHMFSQYEFDKYEKIEFDLNTIDSAYRKKKIFKGMEFIFDQVDTNRITGKTYLPIFLNENIGQVFGDNIDNKKIEKTLGNKNSGFDTNQHIIEFVKDLYAEYNIYNNYIKIFDKDFVSPLSRTGINVYNYVLADSAFIDHKWCYNIVYYPRRKGELTFKGDFWVNDSTFAIKKINMEASRDANINWVKEIYIEQEFDVLNDSVFLLTRDHFMSDFALSKKEDSKGIYGKRTTVYQNHQFNVKHPDEFYKKDVNEYDESIYTRSDEFWQTYRFEPLSKDEFGIYKMLDTLKTVPKFRFLFDLTSTIASNYYNIPKYKFDYGPIFSTFGYNDIEGLRMRAGGRTYFGPNDKWRLEGYGAYGFKDNKFKYGISGKVLLHSPSRFILFGGNRRDVEQIGVSLTETNDVLGRSFASSSLFASGDNSKLTDINLSTIGLEIEPAKNFCLLTTFSYRTLKPASDLFNLDYYVDKERTITSNETKQSEIEMAIDYTPGKRTIGYGVDRKEIDQKYFKLYLRYSHGFKGALDSNFQYDKVQFYARKPVLLGGFGTFTTTVEAGKTFGEVPLGLLSVVPGNQSWFNIENTFANLNYYEFVTNEYASIHLEHNFGGRLLSRIPWFRDLNLREIVGIRGIYGKISQENIDLNASQLVYKAPEDFYYEYYVGVGNIFKIFRLDLSWRGNYLDMPDARKFAIRGSFGIYF; encoded by the coding sequence ATGAGAAAAAAGATATTATTTTACCTAGTTTTCCTTTTATTAGCTAGCATTCAAGGCATTGCTCAAACAAAAGTAAGTGGTAGAATCAAAGACGCGAACCAAGTAGATGTATCTTATGCCAGTGTATATTTCAAAAATTCTACACAAGGTGTGATTGCCAATGAGCTTGGAAAGTTCTATCTGGAAACTGAAAATAACTACGATACATTAGTGGTGTCTTTCGTTGGATACAAAACAACCTACATCCCTTTAAAAAGCCGTACCAACCTCGATTTAAGCATTGCGCTACAAGAGGACAATATGCTCGAAGAAGTTCGTATTTATGCGGGTAAAACATCCAAAAAAAACAACCCTGCTCTTGATATTTTGAGAAAAATATGGGAGCGCAAACGCAAAAATGGCTTGCACATGTTCAGCCAATATGAGTTTGACAAGTACGAGAAGATTGAATTTGATTTAAACACCATTGACAGTGCTTACCGCAAGAAAAAGATTTTCAAGGGGATGGAATTCATTTTTGACCAAGTGGACACCAATCGCATTACAGGAAAAACGTACCTTCCAATTTTTCTCAATGAGAATATTGGTCAAGTATTTGGAGATAATATCGACAATAAAAAAATAGAAAAAACACTGGGAAACAAGAACTCAGGTTTTGATACCAATCAACATATTATTGAGTTTGTGAAAGATTTATATGCAGAATATAACATCTACAACAACTACATCAAGATTTTCGACAAAGATTTTGTCAGCCCCCTATCGCGAACAGGGATTAATGTCTACAACTATGTTCTAGCCGACAGTGCATTTATCGACCATAAATGGTGCTATAATATTGTGTACTACCCTAGACGAAAAGGAGAACTGACCTTCAAAGGGGATTTTTGGGTGAACGACTCCACCTTTGCTATTAAAAAAATCAACATGGAAGCCAGTCGTGATGCCAACATCAACTGGGTAAAAGAAATTTACATTGAGCAAGAATTTGACGTGCTTAATGACTCCGTCTTTTTACTGACCCGAGATCACTTCATGTCCGATTTTGCCCTTTCAAAAAAAGAAGATTCTAAGGGTATTTACGGCAAGCGAACAACTGTATACCAAAACCACCAATTCAACGTCAAACATCCAGATGAGTTTTACAAAAAGGATGTCAACGAATATGACGAATCGATTTATACGCGCTCAGATGAATTCTGGCAAACGTACCGTTTTGAGCCTCTGAGCAAAGATGAATTTGGCATTTACAAAATGTTAGACACCTTGAAAACCGTACCGAAATTCAGATTTCTATTCGACTTAACCTCTACTATTGCAAGCAATTACTACAATATCCCCAAATACAAGTTCGACTATGGTCCTATCTTTTCCACTTTTGGCTACAACGATATTGAAGGATTGCGCATGCGTGCTGGAGGAAGAACGTATTTTGGTCCAAATGACAAATGGCGTTTAGAAGGCTATGGTGCCTATGGTTTCAAAGACAATAAATTTAAATATGGAATCAGCGGAAAAGTGCTGCTCCACAGCCCCTCTCGCTTTATTCTTTTTGGAGGAAACCGCCGAGATGTAGAACAAATTGGCGTTAGTCTTACGGAGACTAACGATGTATTAGGACGCAGTTTTGCCTCTAGTTCCCTCTTTGCCAGTGGAGACAACTCTAAACTAACAGATATCAATTTATCAACCATAGGCTTAGAGATTGAACCCGCTAAGAACTTTTGCTTGCTCACTACATTCAGCTATCGCACGCTAAAACCTGCGTCTGATCTGTTTAACTTAGACTATTATGTAGATAAAGAACGAACGATTACTTCTAATGAGACCAAGCAGTCAGAAATAGAAATGGCTATTGATTATACCCCTGGAAAAAGAACGATTGGCTATGGTGTTGATCGCAAAGAAATCGACCAGAAATACTTCAAACTATACCTGCGCTATAGTCACGGCTTCAAGGGCGCACTTGACAGTAATTTCCAATATGACAAAGTACAATTCTATGCGAGAAAACCCGTTTTATTAGGAGGTTTTGGGACCTTTACCACCACAGTTGAAGCAGGTAAAACCTTTGGTGAAGTACCCTTGGGGTTACTGAGTGTTGTACCTGGAAACCAATCGTGGTTTAACATTGAAAACACCTTTGCCAACTTAAACTACTACGAATTTGTAACCAATGAATATGCCTCTATTCACCTAGAACACAATTTTGGAGGGCGTTTGCTTTCGAGAATTCCGTGGTTTAGAGATTTAAATTTGAGAGAAATCGTGGGTATTCGTGGAATATACGGGAAAATATCTCAAGAGAATATCGATTTGAACGCTTCTCAATTAGTTTACAAAGCTCCCGAAGATTTTTATTACGAATATTATGTGGGTGTGGGAAATATTTTTAAAATTTTCCGACTTGACTTAAGCTGGCGAGGAAATTATTTAGATATGCCTGATGCTAGAAAGTTCGCGATTCGAGGGTCATTCGGAATTTATTTCTAA